A genomic segment from Crassostrea angulata isolate pt1a10 unplaced genomic scaffold, ASM2561291v2 HiC_scaffold_69, whole genome shotgun sequence encodes:
- the LOC128168923 gene encoding ATP-binding cassette sub-family C member 3-like isoform X1 — MATDENLQEFCNTSVFWNSTEFVNSPWPRVPPCFQTTVLTWIPCAWLWLTLPPYCYFLYHSDNRKRNIPANALSAIKSGISFMLGIMVLVGLIHDITKDVGGRLSNVPPAVLLSVFLRLATFVLAGILSQVERLCGIVSSGIQFLFWMMLLVFNIVPFYSKIIIKEYDKDLFKFIIFYLYFAAILCQFILHCVAEKSDDADPSTPEEKSKLSPLYCFKQTASPEKTSSVLNRLYFWWLNPLVISSVKTTLKLEDMWRLNEEDKNSTLTAKFEKHWRQQIINSKIKLQKIMASVRRKQNVYTKASETSEKTPLLGGKSGPVFKEGRVPDPPVPPSATPSLSTALVKTFGFMYLVSLAFKFISDVLQFASPLLLGILIDYADNRGEFSSWRGYMPAIALFLASCVQSVFYHQNYHVGMAVGMRIRSTLIAAIFRKALTLSPSSRKDSTLGEIVNLMSVDCQRIQDTFTYSWSLMTCPLQLALGIYLLWNVVGASCIAGLVVLILMVPLNSYVVVKQRKLNVKVLRLKGQRTKLMTDILNGIKVLKMYAWEPFFQEKVKNIRDQELKDLKKVAWLQGSTTFCWILAPYLVTLATFATYILVSPDNLLDAKKAFVALALFNILRLPINLMSQTISLLVQAVVSIRRIQDFLVLTDLDPTNVHHSTLSDYAIEVENGSFSWDVDAPTPILRDINLKIPEGMLIAVVGQVGSGKSSLVSALLGEMNKLEGTVNFRGSTAYVPQEAWIQNATLMNNILFGKPFIQKKYQKVIEACALVPDLDMLPGRDHTEIGEKGINISGGQKQRVSLARAVYSNSNVYLLDDPLSAVDSHVGKHIFDRVIGPKGLLKNKTRVLVTHGVHWLPMVDVVVVMVNGKITETGSYDQLITHDGPFAQFLRQYFINEPDTEIENEHPDVSKIKTQMLEKVESVTSDALTSDTDGRRLSLSVRRESKKLELGKSSYPKPLEQPVTNQHQKLTSEEVSQEGQVKWSVFTEYGKGVGVLTSVVVLVVFSLYHSTSVFSNYWLTFWTEDQLLLNRTERNTTQYYNRKMYYLTVYGVLGGIQGVLVFLYAIILSLGMVTAAGRLHHKMLRKILRAPMAFFDTTPVGRITNRFSADIDIMDNTLPLTFRITLNSLFLALSTLIVCTINTPYFAAVIVPMAILYYFIMKFYIPTASQLKRMESVTRSPVFNHFSETVTGASVIRAYKVQERFRDESANRVDRNMEPYYINFSSSRWLGVRLEFLGNCLVLGATLFSIFSDLNGAIVGLSITYALQATGILNLLVVNFSDLANNIVCVERIKEYYTDVSSEAEWTSPNPPPPDWPLSGQITFNNYKTRYREGLDLVLKGVTLTINHGEKIGIVGRTGAGKSSMTLSLFRLIESAGGEITIDGVRISDLGLHELRSKITILPQDPVIFSGSLRLNLDPFNEYTDLQLWKALETAHLKSFVQSLTGQLQYDCGEGGMSLSVGQRQLLCLARTLLKKTKILILDEATAAVDFQTDELIQETIQKEFRDCTILSIAHRLNTIIDYDRVMVLDSGHVTEFDSPDNLLARKDSLFYSMAKNAGLVVDIRGGKPVSPLVTSEPPRDPTSRPGSASSQEGVPPPASPVGPRPISPIGPPLTPISRMDSQDTLPRSSSSEFETNDQSGSANGKKGESEV; from the exons GGAATCAGTTTCATGCTTGGGATCATGGTACTAGTGGGCTTGATCCATGACATCACAAAGGATGTGGGCGGACGGCTGTCCAATGTGCCCCCCGCCGTCCTACTGAGCGTCTTCCTACGACTGGCCACCTTT GTGTTAGCTGGAATTCTGAGTCAAGTGGAGCGGCTTTGTGGCATCGTTTCCTCTGGTATACAATTTCTGTTCTGGATGATGTTGCTCGTCTTCAATATTGTACCATTTTATTCGAAAATCATAATAAAG gaaTATGACAAAGAcctgtttaaatttattatattttacctGTATTTCGCCGCCATATTGTGTCAGTTCATTCTCCATTGTGTGGCAGAGAAGTCGGACGATGCTGATCCATCGACTCCAGAGGAGAAG AGTAAACTGTCTCCCCTATATTGTTTCAAACAGACGGCGAGTCCTGAGAAAACCAGCTCTGTGTTAAACAGACTGTACTTCTGGTGGCTCAATCC acTTGTTATATCGTCTGTGAAAACAACACTAAAACTGGAAGACATGTGGCGACTGAACGAAGAGGACAAAAACAGTACACTGACCGCCAAGTTTGAGAAACACTGGCGACAGCAAATAATCAACTCCAAAATCAAGTT ACAGAAAATAATGGCATCAGTCAGGAGAAAACAGAACGTCTACACAAAGGCGTCCGAAACTAGCGAGAAAACCCCCCTACTTGGCGGGAAATCTGGCCCGGTGTTCAAGGAGGGTCGTGTCCCTGACCCGCCCGTCCCCCCGTCCGCCACCCCCTCTCTCTCCACCGCACTAGTCAAAACCTTTGGGTTTATGTACCTGGTGTCTCTGGCATTCAAATTCATCTCGGATGTGTTGCAGTTTGCCAGTCCTTTGTTACTAGG AATCCTGATAGACTACGCTGACAACAGGGGAGAGTTCTCCTCGTGGAGGGGCTACATGCCCGCCATTGCGCTGTTCCTGGCCTCTTGTGTCCAGTCGGTCTTCTATCATCAGAACTACCATGTTGGTATGGCGGTAGGAATGAGGATCCGATCAACGCTTATCGCCGCCATATTTAGAAAG GCCCTGACGCTGAGTCCCTCGTCACGGAAGGACAGTACTCTGGGTGAGATCGTGAATCTGATGTCGGTGGACTGTCAGCGGATACAGGACACCTTCACTTACTCCTGGTCTCTAATGACCTGCCCCTTACAACTGGCTCTGGGAATCTACTTGCTCTGGAACGTGGTGGGCGCCTCCTGTATCGCCGGCCTGGTGGTGCTGATCCTGATGGTTCCACTCAACTCCTACGTGGTGGTCAAACAGCGCAAACTCAATGTCAAGGTGCTGCGCCTCAAGGGACAGAGGACCAAGCTGATGACGGACATTCTGAACGGAATAAAG GTCCTAAAGATGTATGCCTGGGAAcctttttttcaagaaaaagtcAAGAATATCCGTGATCAAGAGCTAAAAGACCTGAAAAAGGTTGCGTGGCTGCAAGGAAGTACAACGTTTTGTTGGATTCTAGCCCCCTACCTG GTGACCCTGGCCACCTTTGCTACATACATCTTGGTGTCCCCTGACAATCTCCTAGATGCCAAGAAAGCCTTTGTTGCCCTGGCTCTGTTCAACATCCTGAGACTCCCCATCAACCTGATGTCACAGACAATTTCTCTGCTAGTGCAG GCGGTTGTATCAATAAGGAGAATCCAGGATTTCCTGGTCCTGACAGATTTGGATCCAACCAATGTACACCATTCTACTCTCTCGG ACTACGCCATTGAAGTAGAAAATGGATCTTTTTCTTGGGACGTCGATGCCCCAACGCCAATTTTGCGAGA CATAAACTTGAAGATTCCCGAGGGAATGTTGATAGCAGTAGTTGGCCAGGTCGGTAGTGGCAAGTCCTCCCTCGTCTCTGCTCTCCTGGGGGAGATGAATAAACTAGAGGGAACCGTCAATTTCCGG GGATCTACCGCGTACGTCCCGCAGGAGGCGTGGATACAGAACGCCACGCTGATGAACAACATTCTGTTTGGGAAACCCTTTATACAGAAGAAGTACCAGAAGGTGATTGAGGCGTGCGCCCTGGTGCCGGACCTCGACATGTTGCCGGGGAGAGACCACACGGAGATCGGCGAAAAG GGGATAAACATCAGCGGCGGACAGAAGCAGCGAGTGAGCCTTGCGCGCGCTGTGTACAGTAACTCCAACGTCTACCTGCTGGACGACCCCCTGTCAGCTGTGGACTCTCACGTCGGAAAGCACATCTTTGACCGCGTCATAGGGCCAAAGGGGCTCCTCAAAAACAAG ACAAGAGTTCTGGTGACCCACGGTGTTCATTGGCTCCCGATGGTTGACGTAGTGGTTGTCATGGTGAATGGTAAAATCACGGAGACCGGAAGCTATGACCAACTTATTACACATGACGGTCCGTTTGCACAGTTCCTGCGGCAGTACTTCATTAATGAACCGGATACGGAAATAGAGAATGAGCATCCGGATG TGTCCAAAATAAAGACGCAGATGTTAGAAAAGGTGGAGTCTGTGACGTCAGACGCCCTGACCTCTGACACCGACGGCCGGAGGCTCAGTCTCTCCGTCAG ACGAGAATCAAAAAAGCTAGAACTAGGAAAATCATCTTATCCAAAGCCTTTAGAACAACCAGTCACAAACCAGCACCAGAAATTGACGTCCGAGGAGGTATCGCAGGAAGGGCAG GTGAAGTGGTCTGTGTTCACGGAGTACGGTAAGGGGGTGGGGGTCTTGACCTCTGTGGTGGTGCTGGTCGTATTCTCGCTCTACCACTCCACCAGTGTCTTCTCCAACTACTGGCTCACGTTTTGGACGGAGGACCAGCTCCTGTTAAATCGAACCGAAAGAAACACCACCCAGTATTACAACAGGAAGATGTACTACCTCACTGTGTACGGTGTGCTCGGCGGGATACAAG GAGTGCTGGTCTTCCTGTATGCCATCATCCTGTCTCTGGGAATGGTAACAGCGGCAGGAAGACTTCACCACAAAATGCTCAGGAAAATCCTCCGCGCACCAATGGCGTTCTTCGACACAACTCCAGTCGGGCGGATCACCAATCGTTTCTCCGCCGACATCGACATCATGGACAATACCCTGCCCCTGACATTCCGGATAACGTTAAATTCCCTGTTCCTTGCTCTGAGTACACTCATTGTGTGTACCATCAACACGCCCTACTTTGCAGCAGTCATTGTTCCTATGGCCATTCTCTATTATTTCATAATG AAATTCTACATTCCCACGGCGTCACAGCTGAAGCGCATGGAGTCGGTGACTCGGTCGCCGGTCTTTAACCACTTCAGTGAGACAGTGACAGGCGCCAGCGTCATCCGGGCCTACAAGGTCCAAGAGCGCTTCCGGGACGAGTCCGCCAACCGCGTGGACCGGAACATGGAGCCTTACTACATCAATTTCTCCTCATCAAG GTGGCTGGGGGTACGGCTGGAGTTTTTGGGGAACTGCCTCGTTCTTGGCGCAACCTTGTTTAGCATCTTCTCTGACCTCAACGGTGCCATTGTGGGATTGTCCATTACCTATGCATTACAG GCCACCGGGATTTTGAATTTGCTGGTGGTGAACTTCAGTGATCTGGCTAACAACATCGTGTGCGTAGAACGAATCAAAGAATACTACACGGATGTTTCAAGCGAG GCAGAGTGGACCAGCCCCAACCCTCCTCCCCCCGACTGGCCGCTGTCTGGACAGATCACGTTCAACAACTACAAAACCAGGTACCGCGAGGGACTGGATTTGGTCCTGAAAGGTGTAACACTTACCATCAACCACGGAGAAAAG ATCGGGATCGTGGGTCGGACAGGGGCTGGCAAATCCTCAATGACGCTTTCTCTGTTCCGGTTAATAGAGAGCGCAGGCGGTGAGATCACAATTGACGGCGTAAGAATATCTGATCTGGGACTTCACGAACTGAGGTCAAAAATTACAATCTTACCGCAA GACCCTGTCATTTTCTCTGGAAGTCTGCGGTTGAACCTTGACCCGTTTAATGAGTACACGGACCTCCAGCTATGGAAGGCCCTAGAGACGGCCCATCTCAAGTCGTTCGTCCAGTCACTGACGGGACAGCTTCAGTACGACTGTGGGGAGGGCGGGATGAGCCTGAG CGTGGGACAGCGGCAGTTGCTGTGTCTGGCCCGAACTCTCCTCAAGAAGACAAAGATTCTGATCCTGGACGAGGCCACGGCCGCCGTTGACTTCCAGACGGACGAGCTGATCCAAGAGACCATACAGAAGGAGTTCCGGGACTGTACTATCCTGTCCATAGCCCACCGTCTCAACACTATCATAGATTACGACAG GGTCATGGTGCTTGACAGCGGTCACGTGACGGAGTTTGACAGCCCGGATAACCTGCTGGCCCGTAAGGACAGCCTTTTCTACAGCATGGCAAAGAACGCGGGCCTGGTCGTTGACATTCGGGGCGGCAAACCAGTCTCCCCCTTGGTCACCTCAGAACCTCCACGGGACCCCACCAGTCGACCCGGGTCAGCATCTAGCCAGGAAGGGGTACCCCCACCCGCCTCCCCTGTGGGGCCCCGGCCCATCTCCCCCATAGGACCCCCGCTTACCCCTATCAGTAGAATGGACAGTCAGGATACACTGCCGCGCTCATCAAGCTCAGAATTTGAGACGAATGACCAATCGGGGTCAGCAAACGGAAAGAAAGGCGAATCCGAGGTCTGA
- the LOC128168923 gene encoding ATP-binding cassette sub-family C member 3-like isoform X2: MATDENLQEFCNTSVFWNSTEFVNSPWPRVPPCFQTTVLTWIPCAWLWLTLPPYCYFLYHSDNRKRNIPANALSAIKSGISFMLGIMVLVGLIHDITKDVGGRLSNVPPAVLLSVFLRLATFVLAGILSQVERLCGIVSSGIQFLFWMMLLVFNIVPFYSKIIIKEYDKDLFKFIIFYLYFAAILCQFILHCVAEKSDDADPSTPEEKTASPEKTSSVLNRLYFWWLNPLVISSVKTTLKLEDMWRLNEEDKNSTLTAKFEKHWRQQIINSKIKLQKIMASVRRKQNVYTKASETSEKTPLLGGKSGPVFKEGRVPDPPVPPSATPSLSTALVKTFGFMYLVSLAFKFISDVLQFASPLLLGILIDYADNRGEFSSWRGYMPAIALFLASCVQSVFYHQNYHVGMAVGMRIRSTLIAAIFRKALTLSPSSRKDSTLGEIVNLMSVDCQRIQDTFTYSWSLMTCPLQLALGIYLLWNVVGASCIAGLVVLILMVPLNSYVVVKQRKLNVKVLRLKGQRTKLMTDILNGIKVLKMYAWEPFFQEKVKNIRDQELKDLKKVAWLQGSTTFCWILAPYLVTLATFATYILVSPDNLLDAKKAFVALALFNILRLPINLMSQTISLLVQAVVSIRRIQDFLVLTDLDPTNVHHSTLSDYAIEVENGSFSWDVDAPTPILRDINLKIPEGMLIAVVGQVGSGKSSLVSALLGEMNKLEGTVNFRGSTAYVPQEAWIQNATLMNNILFGKPFIQKKYQKVIEACALVPDLDMLPGRDHTEIGEKGINISGGQKQRVSLARAVYSNSNVYLLDDPLSAVDSHVGKHIFDRVIGPKGLLKNKTRVLVTHGVHWLPMVDVVVVMVNGKITETGSYDQLITHDGPFAQFLRQYFINEPDTEIENEHPDVSKIKTQMLEKVESVTSDALTSDTDGRRLSLSVRRESKKLELGKSSYPKPLEQPVTNQHQKLTSEEVSQEGQVKWSVFTEYGKGVGVLTSVVVLVVFSLYHSTSVFSNYWLTFWTEDQLLLNRTERNTTQYYNRKMYYLTVYGVLGGIQGVLVFLYAIILSLGMVTAAGRLHHKMLRKILRAPMAFFDTTPVGRITNRFSADIDIMDNTLPLTFRITLNSLFLALSTLIVCTINTPYFAAVIVPMAILYYFIMKFYIPTASQLKRMESVTRSPVFNHFSETVTGASVIRAYKVQERFRDESANRVDRNMEPYYINFSSSRWLGVRLEFLGNCLVLGATLFSIFSDLNGAIVGLSITYALQATGILNLLVVNFSDLANNIVCVERIKEYYTDVSSEAEWTSPNPPPPDWPLSGQITFNNYKTRYREGLDLVLKGVTLTINHGEKIGIVGRTGAGKSSMTLSLFRLIESAGGEITIDGVRISDLGLHELRSKITILPQDPVIFSGSLRLNLDPFNEYTDLQLWKALETAHLKSFVQSLTGQLQYDCGEGGMSLSVGQRQLLCLARTLLKKTKILILDEATAAVDFQTDELIQETIQKEFRDCTILSIAHRLNTIIDYDRVMVLDSGHVTEFDSPDNLLARKDSLFYSMAKNAGLVVDIRGGKPVSPLVTSEPPRDPTSRPGSASSQEGVPPPASPVGPRPISPIGPPLTPISRMDSQDTLPRSSSSEFETNDQSGSANGKKGESEV; encoded by the exons GGAATCAGTTTCATGCTTGGGATCATGGTACTAGTGGGCTTGATCCATGACATCACAAAGGATGTGGGCGGACGGCTGTCCAATGTGCCCCCCGCCGTCCTACTGAGCGTCTTCCTACGACTGGCCACCTTT GTGTTAGCTGGAATTCTGAGTCAAGTGGAGCGGCTTTGTGGCATCGTTTCCTCTGGTATACAATTTCTGTTCTGGATGATGTTGCTCGTCTTCAATATTGTACCATTTTATTCGAAAATCATAATAAAG gaaTATGACAAAGAcctgtttaaatttattatattttacctGTATTTCGCCGCCATATTGTGTCAGTTCATTCTCCATTGTGTGGCAGAGAAGTCGGACGATGCTGATCCATCGACTCCAGAGGAGAAG ACGGCGAGTCCTGAGAAAACCAGCTCTGTGTTAAACAGACTGTACTTCTGGTGGCTCAATCC acTTGTTATATCGTCTGTGAAAACAACACTAAAACTGGAAGACATGTGGCGACTGAACGAAGAGGACAAAAACAGTACACTGACCGCCAAGTTTGAGAAACACTGGCGACAGCAAATAATCAACTCCAAAATCAAGTT ACAGAAAATAATGGCATCAGTCAGGAGAAAACAGAACGTCTACACAAAGGCGTCCGAAACTAGCGAGAAAACCCCCCTACTTGGCGGGAAATCTGGCCCGGTGTTCAAGGAGGGTCGTGTCCCTGACCCGCCCGTCCCCCCGTCCGCCACCCCCTCTCTCTCCACCGCACTAGTCAAAACCTTTGGGTTTATGTACCTGGTGTCTCTGGCATTCAAATTCATCTCGGATGTGTTGCAGTTTGCCAGTCCTTTGTTACTAGG AATCCTGATAGACTACGCTGACAACAGGGGAGAGTTCTCCTCGTGGAGGGGCTACATGCCCGCCATTGCGCTGTTCCTGGCCTCTTGTGTCCAGTCGGTCTTCTATCATCAGAACTACCATGTTGGTATGGCGGTAGGAATGAGGATCCGATCAACGCTTATCGCCGCCATATTTAGAAAG GCCCTGACGCTGAGTCCCTCGTCACGGAAGGACAGTACTCTGGGTGAGATCGTGAATCTGATGTCGGTGGACTGTCAGCGGATACAGGACACCTTCACTTACTCCTGGTCTCTAATGACCTGCCCCTTACAACTGGCTCTGGGAATCTACTTGCTCTGGAACGTGGTGGGCGCCTCCTGTATCGCCGGCCTGGTGGTGCTGATCCTGATGGTTCCACTCAACTCCTACGTGGTGGTCAAACAGCGCAAACTCAATGTCAAGGTGCTGCGCCTCAAGGGACAGAGGACCAAGCTGATGACGGACATTCTGAACGGAATAAAG GTCCTAAAGATGTATGCCTGGGAAcctttttttcaagaaaaagtcAAGAATATCCGTGATCAAGAGCTAAAAGACCTGAAAAAGGTTGCGTGGCTGCAAGGAAGTACAACGTTTTGTTGGATTCTAGCCCCCTACCTG GTGACCCTGGCCACCTTTGCTACATACATCTTGGTGTCCCCTGACAATCTCCTAGATGCCAAGAAAGCCTTTGTTGCCCTGGCTCTGTTCAACATCCTGAGACTCCCCATCAACCTGATGTCACAGACAATTTCTCTGCTAGTGCAG GCGGTTGTATCAATAAGGAGAATCCAGGATTTCCTGGTCCTGACAGATTTGGATCCAACCAATGTACACCATTCTACTCTCTCGG ACTACGCCATTGAAGTAGAAAATGGATCTTTTTCTTGGGACGTCGATGCCCCAACGCCAATTTTGCGAGA CATAAACTTGAAGATTCCCGAGGGAATGTTGATAGCAGTAGTTGGCCAGGTCGGTAGTGGCAAGTCCTCCCTCGTCTCTGCTCTCCTGGGGGAGATGAATAAACTAGAGGGAACCGTCAATTTCCGG GGATCTACCGCGTACGTCCCGCAGGAGGCGTGGATACAGAACGCCACGCTGATGAACAACATTCTGTTTGGGAAACCCTTTATACAGAAGAAGTACCAGAAGGTGATTGAGGCGTGCGCCCTGGTGCCGGACCTCGACATGTTGCCGGGGAGAGACCACACGGAGATCGGCGAAAAG GGGATAAACATCAGCGGCGGACAGAAGCAGCGAGTGAGCCTTGCGCGCGCTGTGTACAGTAACTCCAACGTCTACCTGCTGGACGACCCCCTGTCAGCTGTGGACTCTCACGTCGGAAAGCACATCTTTGACCGCGTCATAGGGCCAAAGGGGCTCCTCAAAAACAAG ACAAGAGTTCTGGTGACCCACGGTGTTCATTGGCTCCCGATGGTTGACGTAGTGGTTGTCATGGTGAATGGTAAAATCACGGAGACCGGAAGCTATGACCAACTTATTACACATGACGGTCCGTTTGCACAGTTCCTGCGGCAGTACTTCATTAATGAACCGGATACGGAAATAGAGAATGAGCATCCGGATG TGTCCAAAATAAAGACGCAGATGTTAGAAAAGGTGGAGTCTGTGACGTCAGACGCCCTGACCTCTGACACCGACGGCCGGAGGCTCAGTCTCTCCGTCAG ACGAGAATCAAAAAAGCTAGAACTAGGAAAATCATCTTATCCAAAGCCTTTAGAACAACCAGTCACAAACCAGCACCAGAAATTGACGTCCGAGGAGGTATCGCAGGAAGGGCAG GTGAAGTGGTCTGTGTTCACGGAGTACGGTAAGGGGGTGGGGGTCTTGACCTCTGTGGTGGTGCTGGTCGTATTCTCGCTCTACCACTCCACCAGTGTCTTCTCCAACTACTGGCTCACGTTTTGGACGGAGGACCAGCTCCTGTTAAATCGAACCGAAAGAAACACCACCCAGTATTACAACAGGAAGATGTACTACCTCACTGTGTACGGTGTGCTCGGCGGGATACAAG GAGTGCTGGTCTTCCTGTATGCCATCATCCTGTCTCTGGGAATGGTAACAGCGGCAGGAAGACTTCACCACAAAATGCTCAGGAAAATCCTCCGCGCACCAATGGCGTTCTTCGACACAACTCCAGTCGGGCGGATCACCAATCGTTTCTCCGCCGACATCGACATCATGGACAATACCCTGCCCCTGACATTCCGGATAACGTTAAATTCCCTGTTCCTTGCTCTGAGTACACTCATTGTGTGTACCATCAACACGCCCTACTTTGCAGCAGTCATTGTTCCTATGGCCATTCTCTATTATTTCATAATG AAATTCTACATTCCCACGGCGTCACAGCTGAAGCGCATGGAGTCGGTGACTCGGTCGCCGGTCTTTAACCACTTCAGTGAGACAGTGACAGGCGCCAGCGTCATCCGGGCCTACAAGGTCCAAGAGCGCTTCCGGGACGAGTCCGCCAACCGCGTGGACCGGAACATGGAGCCTTACTACATCAATTTCTCCTCATCAAG GTGGCTGGGGGTACGGCTGGAGTTTTTGGGGAACTGCCTCGTTCTTGGCGCAACCTTGTTTAGCATCTTCTCTGACCTCAACGGTGCCATTGTGGGATTGTCCATTACCTATGCATTACAG GCCACCGGGATTTTGAATTTGCTGGTGGTGAACTTCAGTGATCTGGCTAACAACATCGTGTGCGTAGAACGAATCAAAGAATACTACACGGATGTTTCAAGCGAG GCAGAGTGGACCAGCCCCAACCCTCCTCCCCCCGACTGGCCGCTGTCTGGACAGATCACGTTCAACAACTACAAAACCAGGTACCGCGAGGGACTGGATTTGGTCCTGAAAGGTGTAACACTTACCATCAACCACGGAGAAAAG ATCGGGATCGTGGGTCGGACAGGGGCTGGCAAATCCTCAATGACGCTTTCTCTGTTCCGGTTAATAGAGAGCGCAGGCGGTGAGATCACAATTGACGGCGTAAGAATATCTGATCTGGGACTTCACGAACTGAGGTCAAAAATTACAATCTTACCGCAA GACCCTGTCATTTTCTCTGGAAGTCTGCGGTTGAACCTTGACCCGTTTAATGAGTACACGGACCTCCAGCTATGGAAGGCCCTAGAGACGGCCCATCTCAAGTCGTTCGTCCAGTCACTGACGGGACAGCTTCAGTACGACTGTGGGGAGGGCGGGATGAGCCTGAG CGTGGGACAGCGGCAGTTGCTGTGTCTGGCCCGAACTCTCCTCAAGAAGACAAAGATTCTGATCCTGGACGAGGCCACGGCCGCCGTTGACTTCCAGACGGACGAGCTGATCCAAGAGACCATACAGAAGGAGTTCCGGGACTGTACTATCCTGTCCATAGCCCACCGTCTCAACACTATCATAGATTACGACAG GGTCATGGTGCTTGACAGCGGTCACGTGACGGAGTTTGACAGCCCGGATAACCTGCTGGCCCGTAAGGACAGCCTTTTCTACAGCATGGCAAAGAACGCGGGCCTGGTCGTTGACATTCGGGGCGGCAAACCAGTCTCCCCCTTGGTCACCTCAGAACCTCCACGGGACCCCACCAGTCGACCCGGGTCAGCATCTAGCCAGGAAGGGGTACCCCCACCCGCCTCCCCTGTGGGGCCCCGGCCCATCTCCCCCATAGGACCCCCGCTTACCCCTATCAGTAGAATGGACAGTCAGGATACACTGCCGCGCTCATCAAGCTCAGAATTTGAGACGAATGACCAATCGGGGTCAGCAAACGGAAAGAAAGGCGAATCCGAGGTCTGA